In one Denitratisoma sp. genomic region, the following are encoded:
- the secA gene encoding preprotein translocase subunit SecA yields MIPGLLKKIFGSRNDRLIRQYGHAVRAINALEPAISALSDDQLRGKTDEFRQKLAAGTKLDDLLPEAFAVVREAGKRVLGMRHFDVQMIGGMVLHDGKIAEMRTGEGKTLVATLPAYLNALPGTGVHVVTVNDYLASRDAEWMGKLYRFLGMSVGVNLSQMPHEEKQTAYAADITYGTNNEFGFDYLRDNMVYSVKDRVQKKLNYAIVDEVDSILIDEARTPLIISGQAEDHTDLYVRMNQVAPLLTRQKEEKGEGDYWVDEKAHSVLLSEAGHEHAEEILARMGMLPAGSSLYEPGNILLMHHLYAALRAHSLFHRDQHYVSQNGEIVIVDEFTGRLMPGRRWSDGLHQAVEAKEGVAIQNENQTLASITFQNYFRMYGKLAGMTGTADTEAYEFHQIYNLETVVIPTNQPMVRDDRMDQVYRTAPEKHRAIIADIRDCHQRGQPVLVGTTSIENSELLAGMLAKEGLPHQVLNAKQHAREALIVAQAGRPGMITIATNMAGRGTDIVLGGNVEKQVDALLAEGALSEAEREARSAQLRSEWQALHEQVVKAGGLHIIGSERHESRRIDNQLRGRAGRQGDPGSSRFYLSLEDPLLRIFAGERLNAIMVRLKMPEGEAIEHPLVTRSLESAQRKVEQRNFDIRKQLLEYDDVANDQRKVIYQQRNELLETDDISETITAMRQGVLHDTFRTYVPADSVEEQWDIAGAEAALSADYQLQLPIGEWLKAEPNLSDDDIVRRILDEADRRYAEKVELVGGEPFHHFERNMMLQSLDTHWREHLAALDHLRQGIHLRGYAQKNPKQEYKREAFELFEGLLQTIRNEVTKLLMTVEIRSQDQIEESEPQPAVENVQYHHADYDEALGTAAEAEKPPQPVRQVQKVGRNDPCPCGSGKKYKHCHGKLS; encoded by the coding sequence ATGATTCCCGGCCTCCTCAAGAAGATATTCGGCAGCCGCAACGACCGGCTGATCCGCCAGTATGGGCACGCCGTGCGCGCCATCAACGCACTCGAACCGGCCATCAGCGCGCTCTCCGACGATCAGCTGCGCGGCAAGACCGACGAGTTCCGCCAGAAGCTGGCTGCCGGCACGAAACTCGACGACCTGCTGCCGGAGGCCTTTGCCGTGGTCCGGGAAGCGGGCAAACGCGTCCTCGGCATGCGTCACTTCGACGTCCAGATGATCGGCGGCATGGTGCTGCACGACGGCAAGATCGCCGAGATGCGCACCGGCGAGGGCAAGACACTGGTAGCCACGCTGCCGGCCTACCTGAATGCGCTGCCCGGCACCGGGGTGCACGTCGTCACGGTGAACGATTATCTGGCTTCGCGCGACGCCGAATGGATGGGCAAGCTCTACCGCTTCCTCGGCATGAGCGTCGGCGTCAACCTCTCGCAGATGCCGCACGAGGAGAAGCAGACCGCCTACGCCGCCGACATCACCTACGGCACCAACAACGAATTCGGCTTCGACTACCTTCGCGACAACATGGTCTACTCGGTCAAGGACCGGGTGCAGAAAAAGCTCAACTACGCCATCGTCGACGAAGTCGACTCCATCCTCATCGACGAGGCGCGCACGCCGCTGATCATCTCCGGCCAGGCCGAGGATCACACCGACCTCTACGTGCGCATGAACCAGGTGGCGCCGCTGCTCACCCGGCAGAAGGAGGAAAAGGGCGAAGGGGACTACTGGGTGGACGAAAAGGCCCACTCGGTGCTGCTGTCGGAAGCCGGCCACGAGCATGCCGAGGAAATCCTCGCCCGCATGGGCATGCTGCCGGCGGGCAGCAGCCTTTACGAGCCGGGCAACATCCTGCTCATGCACCACCTTTATGCCGCATTGCGCGCCCACAGCCTGTTCCACCGCGACCAGCATTACGTATCCCAGAACGGCGAAATCGTCATCGTCGACGAGTTTACCGGTCGTCTGATGCCGGGCCGGCGCTGGTCCGACGGTCTGCACCAGGCCGTCGAGGCAAAGGAGGGCGTGGCGATCCAGAACGAGAACCAGACGCTCGCCTCGATCACCTTCCAGAACTATTTCCGCATGTACGGCAAGCTCGCCGGCATGACCGGCACGGCCGACACGGAAGCCTACGAATTCCATCAGATCTACAATCTGGAGACGGTGGTCATCCCGACCAACCAGCCGATGGTCCGCGACGACCGAATGGACCAGGTCTATCGCACCGCGCCGGAGAAACACCGCGCCATCATCGCCGACATCCGCGACTGCCACCAGCGCGGCCAGCCGGTGCTGGTCGGCACCACTTCGATCGAGAACTCCGAGCTGCTCGCCGGCATGCTGGCCAAGGAGGGGCTCCCGCACCAGGTGCTCAACGCCAAGCAGCACGCCCGTGAGGCGTTGATCGTCGCCCAGGCCGGCCGGCCCGGCATGATCACCATCGCCACCAACATGGCCGGCCGAGGCACCGACATCGTGCTCGGCGGCAACGTCGAGAAGCAGGTCGACGCCCTTCTCGCCGAGGGGGCGTTGTCCGAGGCTGAGCGGGAAGCCCGCAGTGCCCAGCTGAGAAGCGAATGGCAGGCGCTGCACGAGCAGGTGGTGAAGGCCGGCGGCCTGCACATCATCGGCTCCGAACGGCATGAGTCGCGACGCATCGACAACCAGCTGCGGGGGCGTGCCGGCCGCCAAGGCGACCCCGGCTCCAGCCGCTTCTACCTGTCGCTGGAGGACCCGCTGCTGCGCATCTTCGCCGGCGAGCGGCTCAACGCCATCATGGTGCGCCTGAAGATGCCGGAGGGCGAGGCCATCGAGCATCCGCTGGTAACGCGCTCGCTCGAATCGGCCCAGCGCAAAGTCGAACAGCGCAACTTCGACATCCGCAAGCAGCTCCTGGAGTACGACGACGTCGCCAACGACCAGCGCAAGGTGATCTATCAGCAACGCAACGAGCTGCTGGAGACGGACGACATCTCCGAGACCATCACGGCCATGCGCCAGGGCGTGCTGCACGACACCTTCCGCACCTACGTGCCCGCCGACAGCGTCGAGGAGCAGTGGGACATCGCCGGCGCGGAAGCGGCGCTGTCCGCCGACTACCAGTTGCAGCTGCCGATCGGCGAGTGGCTCAAGGCGGAGCCGAATCTTTCGGATGACGATATCGTCCGCCGCATCCTTGACGAAGCCGACAGACGCTACGCCGAGAAGGTTGAACTGGTGGGGGGTGAGCCCTTCCACCACTTCGAGCGCAACATGATGCTGCAGAGCCTGGACACGCACTGGCGCGAGCATCTGGCGGCGCTAGACCATCTGCGCCAGGGCATCCACCTGCGCGGCTATGCACAGAAGAACCCGAAGCAGGAATACAAGCGTGAGGCCTTCGAGCTGTTCGAGGGCCTGCTGCAGACGATCCGCAACGAAGTTACCAAGCTGCTCATGACGGTCGAGATCCGCTCCCAGGACCAGATCGAAGAGAGCGAGCCGCAGCCTGCGGTGGAGAACGTGCAGTACCACCACGCCGACTACGACGAAGCCCTCGGCACCGCGGCCGAAGCGGAAAAACCGCCTCAGCCGGTGCGGCAGGTGCAGAAAGTCGGCCGCAACGACCCCTGCCCCTGCGGTTCGGGCAAGAAGTACAAGCACTGCCACGGCAAGTTGAGCTGA
- a CDS encoding M23 family metallopeptidase — translation MHIILVSDRLATARTITITAKHLVLAVVGFVLTVLAVSSLFSYVTVRHAAEVRLPFLQSLLMSVREQETQKTQDFMRENLNAMAVRLGQMQAQLMRLDTLGERLGQLSGIKMLDSKPVDKSGQGGPLIAPTKPLTAEDLQRQLDQLSRQLESKTDYLGLIESELMDERVKRNQLPTALPVEAQWNASGFGWRIDPFTGEQAMHEGIDFIAETGTPIVAAAAGIVVTSERHPQYGNLIEIDHGNDLITRYAHASRLLVKQGALVKRGQKVAEVGSTGRSTGPHLHFEVRFKGAAQNPNRFLQNAQQQKQQKLASARRK, via the coding sequence GTGCATATTATTCTCGTCTCCGACCGACTGGCAACTGCCAGAACCATCACGATTACCGCCAAGCACCTTGTGCTGGCCGTCGTTGGCTTCGTGCTGACGGTGCTGGCCGTGTCTTCGCTGTTTTCCTACGTCACCGTGCGCCATGCGGCGGAGGTGCGCTTGCCCTTCCTGCAGAGCCTGTTGATGAGCGTGCGCGAGCAGGAAACCCAGAAGACACAGGACTTCATGCGGGAAAACCTGAACGCGATGGCCGTCCGTCTCGGCCAGATGCAGGCCCAACTGATGCGCCTGGATACTCTCGGCGAGCGGCTGGGCCAGCTTTCCGGCATCAAAATGCTTGATTCCAAGCCGGTCGACAAGTCCGGGCAAGGCGGCCCCTTGATCGCGCCGACCAAGCCGCTGACGGCGGAAGACCTGCAGCGCCAGCTTGACCAGCTCTCCAGGCAGCTGGAGTCGAAGACCGATTATCTCGGCCTGATCGAGTCCGAACTGATGGACGAACGGGTGAAAAGAAACCAGTTGCCGACGGCCTTGCCGGTCGAAGCGCAATGGAACGCTTCGGGCTTCGGCTGGCGCATCGACCCCTTCACCGGCGAACAGGCCATGCACGAAGGCATCGACTTCATTGCCGAGACGGGCACGCCGATTGTCGCCGCCGCCGCCGGCATCGTAGTGACGTCCGAGCGCCATCCCCAGTACGGCAACCTGATCGAGATCGACCACGGCAACGACCTGATCACCCGCTATGCCCATGCCTCCAGGCTGCTCGTGAAGCAGGGTGCCCTGGTCAAGCGAGGCCAGAAGGTTGCCGAAGTGGGTTCGACCGGACGTTCCACCGGCCCGCACCTGCATTTCGAGGTCCGTTTCAAAGGCGCCGCGCAGAATCCCAACCGCTTCCTGCAGAACGCCCAACAGCAGAAGCAGCAGAAGCTGGCCTCAGCTCGTCGCAAGTAG
- a CDS encoding DUF721 domain-containing protein — protein sequence MAARSLDAYLNSADGLARLSAHAGRLVKLQRVFEEIAPPYLATSCRVANYKLGKVVIHADSGAVAAKLRQMIPSLVGEFSLEGSEVTEIQVKVQPSHAAPQHNKPVLPSVVGASAKSDLHRLAEQLPEDSPLKAALERLVKRSR from the coding sequence ATGGCAGCGCGTTCTCTAGACGCTTACCTGAATTCCGCCGACGGTCTGGCGCGTCTGTCGGCGCACGCCGGGCGGCTGGTCAAACTGCAGCGCGTTTTCGAGGAAATCGCGCCTCCCTATCTGGCTACGTCATGCCGCGTAGCCAACTACAAACTGGGGAAGGTTGTTATCCACGCCGATTCCGGCGCAGTCGCCGCCAAGCTGAGGCAGATGATCCCGAGCCTTGTCGGCGAATTTTCTTTAGAGGGCTCAGAGGTTACCGAAATACAGGTCAAAGTGCAACCAAGCCATGCTGCACCGCAACATAACAAGCCCGTTCTGCCCAGTGTCGTCGGGGCATCGGCAAAATCGGATTTGCACCGTCTGGCTGAGCAGCTGCCGGAGGATTCGCCACTGAAAGCGGCACTGGAACGGCTGGTCAAACGCAGCCGCTGA
- the lpxC gene encoding UDP-3-O-acyl-N-acetylglucosamine deacetylase, protein MLQQRTLKSLIRATGVGLHSGVKVTMTLRPAAPDTGIVFRRVDLDPPVELRADPFAVGDTRLASCLERDGVKVATVEHLMSALSGLGIDNAWVDVDAAEIPIMDGSAAPFVFLIQSAGIEEQKAAKKFIRVKKSVRVEDGDKWAELAPYDGFRLTFSIVFSHPVFDKSKPSVTVDFAEHSYVREVARARTFGFMQDVEHMRAQGLALGGSMENAIVMDEYRVLNSDGLRYGDEFVKHKVLDAVGDLYLLGHPLLGAFSAHKSGHALNNKLLRALLADEAAWEMVSFERIEEAPASVARLFTQPA, encoded by the coding sequence ATGCTGCAGCAGCGCACGCTGAAATCGCTGATCCGCGCCACCGGCGTCGGGCTCCATTCCGGGGTCAAGGTCACCATGACCCTGCGTCCGGCGGCGCCCGACACCGGCATCGTCTTCCGCCGCGTCGACCTCGACCCGCCGGTGGAGTTGCGCGCCGACCCCTTCGCCGTCGGCGACACCCGCCTGGCCTCCTGCCTGGAGCGTGACGGCGTCAAGGTCGCCACGGTGGAGCACCTCATGTCGGCCCTCTCCGGCCTCGGCATCGACAACGCCTGGGTGGACGTGGATGCCGCCGAGATCCCCATCATGGACGGCAGCGCGGCGCCCTTCGTCTTCCTCATCCAGTCGGCCGGCATCGAGGAGCAGAAGGCCGCCAAGAAGTTCATCCGGGTGAAGAAGTCAGTTCGTGTCGAGGACGGCGACAAATGGGCCGAGCTTGCCCCCTACGACGGCTTCCGACTGACCTTTTCCATCGTCTTCAGCCATCCGGTCTTCGACAAATCGAAGCCGAGCGTGACCGTGGATTTCGCCGAGCATTCCTACGTGCGGGAAGTGGCACGTGCCCGCACCTTCGGCTTCATGCAGGATGTCGAGCACATGCGCGCGCAGGGCCTTGCGCTCGGCGGCAGCATGGAAAATGCCATCGTGATGGACGAGTATCGCGTGCTCAACTCCGACGGACTGCGTTACGGCGACGAGTTCGTCAAGCACAAGGTTTTGGACGCGGTGGGCGACCTTTACCTGCTCGGACACCCGCTGCTCGGCGCCTTCTCCGCGCATAAGTCCGGTCACGCCCTCAACAACAAGCTGCTGCGCGCGCTGTTGGCAGACGAGGCGGCCTGGGAGATGGTGAGCTTCGAGCGAATCGAGGAAGCCCCGGCGTCGGTTGCCCGGCTATTCACGCAGCCCGCTTAA
- the ftsZ gene encoding cell division protein FtsZ — MFEIIDKEPNGTVIKVVGVGGAGGNAVDHMIREGVQGVEFICANTDAQALNRSDAHQKLQFGPGLGAGGKPEKARALADVERERIADALRGAHMAFITAGMGGGTGTGAAPIVAEVARELGILTVAVVTKPFEFENAKRMKVAEEGLAELSRHVDSLIVILNERLTEVLGEDISMIAAFKTADNVLRNAVGGIAEIINVPGLVNVDFEDVRTVMGEMGKAMMGSAVASGMDRARLAAEQAVASPLLEGIELSGARGVLVNISANSNLGMKEVREVMNTIRAYAAEDAHIIFGTVFDDAMEDNLRVTVVATGLGAAAAAQQFRPRIEVVAQKTGTDNAAIIETINYGELEVPAVIRSGRRHATVEAMAASGVDKLDIPAFLRKQAD, encoded by the coding sequence ATGTTTGAAATCATCGACAAGGAACCGAACGGCACGGTCATCAAGGTGGTCGGCGTCGGCGGCGCCGGCGGCAATGCCGTCGACCACATGATCCGGGAAGGCGTGCAGGGCGTGGAGTTCATCTGCGCCAACACCGACGCCCAGGCGCTCAACCGCAGCGATGCGCATCAGAAGCTGCAGTTCGGCCCGGGCCTGGGCGCCGGCGGCAAGCCGGAGAAGGCCCGCGCCCTGGCCGACGTTGAGCGCGAGCGCATCGCCGACGCCCTGCGCGGCGCCCACATGGCCTTCATCACGGCCGGCATGGGCGGCGGCACCGGCACCGGCGCGGCACCGATCGTCGCCGAGGTGGCGCGCGAGCTGGGCATCCTCACCGTTGCGGTGGTGACCAAGCCCTTCGAGTTCGAGAACGCCAAGCGCATGAAGGTAGCCGAGGAGGGGCTGGCCGAACTGTCGCGCCATGTGGATTCCCTCATCGTCATCCTCAACGAGCGTCTGACCGAGGTGCTGGGCGAGGACATCAGCATGATTGCCGCCTTCAAGACGGCGGACAACGTGCTGCGCAACGCCGTCGGCGGCATCGCCGAGATCATCAACGTGCCGGGCCTGGTGAACGTCGATTTCGAGGACGTGCGCACGGTGATGGGCGAGATGGGCAAGGCCATGATGGGATCGGCGGTGGCCTCCGGCATGGACCGCGCCCGGCTTGCCGCCGAGCAGGCCGTGGCCAGCCCGCTGCTCGAGGGCATCGAGCTGTCCGGTGCGCGCGGCGTGCTGGTGAACATCTCCGCCAACAGCAACCTCGGCATGAAGGAAGTGCGCGAGGTGATGAACACCATCCGCGCCTATGCCGCAGAAGATGCCCACATCATCTTCGGCACCGTCTTTGACGATGCCATGGAGGACAACCTGCGCGTCACCGTGGTGGCGACCGGCCTGGGTGCGGCTGCTGCCGCCCAGCAGTTCAGGCCGCGCATCGAGGTGGTGGCGCAGAAGACCGGCACCGACAATGCGGCGATCATCGAGACCATCAACTACGGCGAGCTGGAGGTGCCGGCGGTGATCCGCAGCGGTCGCCGCCACGCCACCGTCGAGGCGATGGCCGCCAGCGGGGTGGACAAACTCGACATTCCCGCTTTCCTCCGGAAGCAGGCGGACTGA
- the ftsA gene encoding cell division protein FtsA, whose protein sequence is MSKEVKNLIVGLDIGTSKIVAIVAELTPEGRLEILGLGSHQESRGLKKGVVVNIEATVNAISRVVQEVELMADCKVKEVYTGIAGSHIKSFNSNGMVAIKDKEVSPMDVDRVIETARAMPIPSDQQILHILTQEFIVDGQDGVREPIGMSGVRLEVKTHIVTGAVSAAQNIVKCVRRCGLEVIDLVLQPLASSYAVLTEDEKELGVCLVDIGGGTTDIAVFTQGAIRHTAVIPVAGDQITNDIAHALRTPTTEAEEIKVHYGVALQQLADPEEMFEVPGIGERGPRRLSRQALADVIEPRVTELYELIQSELRRSGYQELLSSGIVLTGGSSVMLGMVELGEEIFHMPVRLGIPKYSGSLAEVVQHPRYATAMGLLLEGMAQKKRGIQAHQTRTFKQVLGNMKSWFEKNF, encoded by the coding sequence ATGAGCAAGGAAGTGAAGAACCTGATCGTCGGACTCGACATCGGCACCTCGAAGATCGTCGCCATCGTGGCCGAGCTGACGCCGGAGGGACGACTGGAAATTCTCGGCCTGGGCAGCCACCAGGAATCGCGCGGCCTGAAGAAGGGCGTGGTGGTCAACATCGAGGCGACGGTGAATGCCATCTCGCGCGTGGTGCAGGAAGTCGAACTGATGGCCGACTGCAAGGTGAAGGAGGTCTATACCGGCATTGCCGGCAGCCACATCAAGAGCTTCAACTCGAACGGCATGGTGGCGATCAAGGACAAGGAAGTCTCGCCGATGGACGTCGACCGCGTCATCGAGACGGCCCGTGCCATGCCGATCCCCTCCGACCAGCAGATCCTGCACATCCTGACACAGGAGTTCATCGTCGACGGCCAGGACGGCGTGCGCGAGCCGATCGGCATGAGCGGCGTGCGACTCGAGGTGAAGACGCACATCGTCACCGGCGCCGTGTCGGCGGCGCAGAACATCGTCAAGTGCGTGCGCCGCTGCGGCCTCGAAGTGATCGACCTGGTGCTGCAGCCGCTCGCCTCCAGCTATGCCGTGCTGACCGAGGACGAGAAGGAACTGGGCGTCTGCCTGGTCGACATCGGCGGCGGCACCACCGACATCGCCGTGTTTACCCAGGGGGCCATCCGCCACACGGCGGTGATCCCGGTCGCCGGCGACCAGATCACCAACGACATCGCCCACGCCCTGCGCACACCGACGACCGAAGCGGAGGAGATCAAGGTCCATTACGGCGTCGCCCTGCAGCAGCTGGCCGACCCGGAAGAAATGTTCGAGGTGCCCGGCATCGGCGAGCGCGGGCCGCGCCGCCTCTCAAGGCAGGCGCTGGCCGACGTCATCGAGCCGCGCGTCACCGAACTCTACGAACTGATCCAGTCCGAGCTGCGGCGCAGCGGCTACCAGGAACTGCTCTCCTCGGGCATCGTCCTCACCGGCGGCAGCTCGGTGATGCTCGGCATGGTCGAACTGGGCGAGGAGATTTTCCACATGCCGGTGCGGCTGGGCATCCCGAAGTATTCGGGCAGCCTGGCCGAGGTGGTGCAGCATCCGCGCTACGCCACCGCCATGGGCCTGCTGCTGGAGGGCATGGCGCAGAAGAAGCGCGGCATCCAGGCGCACCAGACGCGCACCTTCAAGCAGGTGCTGGGCAACATGAAGTCGTGGTTCGAGAAGAATTTTTGA
- a CDS encoding cell division protein FtsQ/DivIB, whose product MNLIADLLFFAAALALGYAATLAVARLPFFPLRAVTVAGPLQEVTPTQVEYAARNAVAGNFFTVNLDAVRAALEKLPWVRKAEVRRRWPDDLELVIEEHVAVARWKQADGAEARLVNREGEVFAAASNARLPLFVGPEGTAPQILDRYQELIPLLEPIGRRPHSLALSPRQAWQLRLDDGVLLDLGRDQAKSRVNERVQRFTAVYHQATERLKARADVIDLRYPNGFAMRVARAGEGKR is encoded by the coding sequence ATGAACCTGATCGCCGACCTGCTGTTCTTCGCCGCTGCGCTGGCGCTGGGCTATGCCGCCACGCTGGCGGTGGCGCGCCTGCCGTTCTTCCCGCTGCGTGCGGTGACCGTTGCCGGACCGCTGCAGGAAGTGACGCCGACACAGGTGGAATACGCCGCGCGCAATGCGGTGGCCGGCAATTTCTTTACCGTGAACCTCGATGCGGTGCGCGCCGCCCTCGAGAAGCTGCCCTGGGTGCGCAAGGCCGAGGTGCGGCGGCGCTGGCCGGACGACCTCGAGCTGGTCATCGAGGAACATGTCGCCGTGGCGCGCTGGAAGCAGGCCGACGGCGCCGAGGCCCGCCTGGTCAATCGCGAGGGCGAAGTCTTTGCCGCCGCCAGCAACGCCAGGCTGCCGCTGTTCGTCGGCCCGGAGGGGACGGCACCGCAAATCCTCGACCGCTACCAGGAGCTGATCCCGCTGCTCGAGCCGATCGGACGACGTCCGCACAGCCTCGCCCTCAGCCCGCGCCAGGCCTGGCAGCTGCGGCTCGACGACGGCGTGCTGCTGGATCTCGGGCGCGACCAGGCGAAATCGCGTGTCAATGAGCGGGTGCAGCGCTTCACCGCGGTTTACCACCAGGCGACGGAGCGACTCAAGGCGCGCGCCGACGTCATCGATTTGCGCTATCCGAACGGCTTCGCGATGCGGGTGGCGAGGGCAGGGGAAGGGAAGAGATGA
- a CDS encoding D-alanine--D-alanine ligase, giving the protein MSKQFGKVAVLMGGASAEREISLMSGSAVLAALQKRGVDAHAFDPAERQLWTLREAGFQRAFIALHGRGGEDGTVQGALELMGIPYTGSGVMASALSMDKWRTKMVWHASQLPTPAWHLLRADTDWHAVADELGLPLFVKPAREGSSVGATKVTRAADLCAAYEAAVKHDPLVIAEQFIAGEELTAAFLGDQALPLVRIVAPGGNYDWQNKYFSDETKYFCPSGLPESAEETIQALVMEAAQLLDCRGWGRADLILDAAGKPWLLEMNTSPGMTGHSLVPMAARAVGIDFETLCVKILEQATLG; this is encoded by the coding sequence GTGAGCAAGCAATTCGGAAAAGTGGCGGTATTGATGGGCGGCGCGTCGGCCGAGCGCGAGATTTCGCTGATGTCGGGAAGCGCCGTGCTGGCGGCATTGCAGAAGCGCGGCGTCGACGCGCACGCCTTCGATCCGGCCGAGCGGCAGCTGTGGACGCTGAGGGAGGCCGGCTTCCAGCGCGCCTTCATCGCCCTGCACGGCCGCGGCGGCGAGGACGGTACGGTGCAGGGCGCACTCGAACTGATGGGCATTCCCTACACCGGCAGCGGCGTGATGGCCTCGGCGCTTTCCATGGACAAGTGGCGCACCAAGATGGTCTGGCATGCCAGCCAGCTGCCGACGCCGGCCTGGCACCTCCTCAGGGCCGACACCGACTGGCATGCCGTGGCCGACGAATTGGGCCTGCCGCTGTTCGTCAAGCCGGCGCGCGAGGGCTCCAGCGTCGGCGCCACCAAGGTGACGCGCGCGGCCGACCTGTGTGCGGCCTACGAAGCGGCCGTGAAACACGACCCGCTGGTGATCGCCGAGCAGTTCATCGCGGGCGAGGAGCTGACGGCCGCCTTCCTCGGTGACCAGGCCCTGCCGCTGGTGCGCATCGTCGCGCCGGGCGGGAACTACGACTGGCAGAACAAGTATTTCAGCGACGAGACGAAATATTTCTGCCCGAGCGGCCTGCCTGAATCGGCCGAGGAAACGATCCAGGCCCTGGTGATGGAAGCAGCGCAGCTGCTCGACTGCCGCGGCTGGGGCCGCGCCGACCTGATCCTGGATGCCGCCGGCAAGCCCTGGCTGCTGGAGATGAACACCTCGCCGGGCATGACGGGACATTCGCTGGTGCCGATGGCGGCGCGCGCCGTCGGCATCGATTTCGAGACGTTGTGCGTGAAGATCCTGGAGCAGGCAACGCTTGGCTAA
- the murB gene encoding UDP-N-acetylmuramate dehydrogenase, which produces MDMSELKRLESGLRGELRFNEPMARHVTWRAGGAAARAYLPADLDDLAAYLRATRIDEPLLFVGLGSNLLVRDGGFNGTVVFLHAVLGRLTFADGLVYAEAGVASPKVARFAANRDLAGAEFLAGIPGTVGGALAMNAGCYGGETWAIVDRVLMLDRHGRLSERRAEDFEIGYRHVGLRAASDEVFAAAWFRLPAGEGAASRARIRALLEKRIASQPLQQPNAGSVFRNPPGDHAARLIEAAGLKGLQVGGARVSEKHANFIVNPDRRATAADIEALIGKVQAGVQERFGIELVREVRIVGERP; this is translated from the coding sequence ATGGACATGTCTGAACTGAAGCGACTGGAGAGCGGGTTGCGCGGCGAACTGCGGTTCAACGAGCCGATGGCGCGGCACGTCACCTGGCGCGCCGGCGGCGCGGCGGCGCGCGCCTACCTGCCGGCGGACCTCGACGATCTGGCCGCCTACCTGCGCGCCACCCGCATCGACGAGCCGCTGCTGTTCGTCGGCCTCGGCAGCAACCTGCTGGTGCGCGATGGCGGCTTCAATGGCACGGTGGTGTTCCTGCACGCCGTGCTGGGGAGGCTGACTTTTGCCGATGGCCTCGTCTATGCCGAGGCCGGCGTCGCCAGCCCGAAGGTGGCGCGCTTTGCCGCCAACCGCGACCTCGCCGGCGCGGAGTTCCTCGCCGGCATTCCCGGCACAGTGGGCGGCGCCCTGGCGATGAACGCCGGCTGCTACGGCGGCGAGACCTGGGCCATCGTCGATCGCGTGCTGATGCTGGATCGGCACGGCAGGCTGAGCGAGCGCCGCGCCGAGGATTTCGAGATCGGCTACCGCCATGTCGGCCTGCGCGCCGCGAGCGACGAGGTGTTCGCCGCCGCCTGGTTCCGCCTGCCTGCAGGCGAGGGTGCGGCCTCGCGCGCGCGCATCCGCGCGCTGCTGGAGAAGCGCATCGCCAGCCAGCCGCTGCAGCAGCCGAACGCCGGCTCGGTCTTCCGCAACCCGCCGGGCGACCATGCGGCGCGACTGATCGAGGCGGCCGGGCTGAAGGGGCTGCAGGTCGGCGGGGCGAGGGTGTCGGAGAAGCATGCGAATTTCATCGTGAATCCGGATCGCCGGGCCACGGCGGCGGACATCGAGGCGCTGATCGGGAAGGTGCAGGCAGGCGTGCAGGAGCGATTCGGCATCGAACTGGTGCGGGAAGTGCGGATAGTCGGAGAGAGGCCGTGA